Genomic segment of Bos taurus isolate L1 Dominette 01449 registration number 42190680 breed Hereford chromosome 6, ARS-UCD2.0, whole genome shotgun sequence:
tacatacatttcaCTGTAGATAAACGGAAAGAGAGGTGACAGAAAAAGTCAAAGAGAGATGAATACTATTCAATacaacattaaaatttttcttatctttaagaTTATCTCTAAAGGAATTAATCTAATTCTCAAGTCTTTACTTCTTTAGTTCTCACCTCCTCTCTCAGCTCCCCTTCTCATTCCTCCAACATATCTTCCTCacggggctttcctggtggctcagacagaatctacctgcaatgcaggagacctaggtttgattcctgaggaagatcctctggagaagggaatggatacccactgcagtattcttgtctggagaatcccatggacataggtgcctggcaggccacagtccatgggatcacaaagagtcagacacaactgagtgactaacactttcactttttcacatctTCCTCACAGCCTATACGACATCCAAACACTATGACTGCTATTATCACCCCAACAACAAGAGCAAATGAGAAGGGACGGGAAAAGCTACATTCTTCTCATAGAATGTCTGTATAGTTTAAggataaaataattaataaatttcTTCCCTGCTTAAAGTGGGTTTTTTCCCCAGTGGTCAGATTTAAATGTAGTAGTAGATCATATTCAAGCTACTTTATTTGGACCCTCACAATTTTCATGGGGATATCTATGAAGGAACTCATTTTCTTCATAAGAAAGCTATCAGGAAAATGCCCAGAACTATTGCTGTCATAGCCAAAAGGGGAAGGCAAGTATGAGATCATCTAAGTAATCCTCAGGAGAATGGGTTAAATGCCAAAGGAAACCTGAGTGTGAGAAAAGTTAGTCCTGGACTTCACGTTTGTACTAGCAGACTAAACAGGTCTCTGAACTTCATTTGTATACTTAATTCCAAATGCAATGTCATCTACTATAGATTTGCAAAGCAAATCCTCCCTTTTACATCTAGTAAATACAGTTTCATATCCTGGATGTTCAAATTGAAACAACACAATCTTCCTCATTGCCCTACAGCTAAATCCTGCAGCAGGGATGCCATCGGGTACACAGACCCTCCCACTGGCCCTGGGGGGACTGAAGGTACAGCAGCAGCTGCAACCACAAGTAAGTTCAAAGCCTTACTCAGTTTAACACTGGCGTTTCCCCTCAGGTGAAAGCCTaaagaatattttcaaggttcttgAAAATTTTACCCAGACACTTTGCAGAGGGAGGTCCTATTAAACTTATGACCATCTTTGGCAATTTGGTTCTTGCTGAAACTCCATGAAAACACACTCAGAAAACTGAGCATGCTGCCTCATCGCCTCTCAAGAGTACACTTGTAACAGGTAACAGGAAGCGTGAAGAGCTAGGGAAGATTGAGAAGTAAAGAATAAAGCTGGGAATTGAGAGGTATCAGGATTCTTCTCCAGCTTGCTCTGTTTCTATGAAAGACTTTCTGAGTGACCAGAATCATTCCAAAGAAAAGATAAGGGATGGACAAAGCTTATTTCCAGAAAATCTAATCTCCTTTTTGTGCCCCTTTTCCATGCCTCCTTTCAAGTTCCCGAGAATCCTCTagttccttttcttctcccataattatttgcttttaggaaaaaaccccccaaaacctTCTCACACAAAGATTTAAATGACATACTTAGGACACGGCCTCTTTTAGAAATGCTTGCATTTTAACTGCAAAGCCCAAACTTTTCTTCTTGGAATTTCTCTAAATAGTTTAATGACTCTGGAGAAAAATACAGTGATCCTTTATGACTAATTGGTTATTGTTAACTTATTCTCCCTAACACATACCCTCAGTCCCTATCATTCCCACATAGTCTGATTTTTTGTAGAAGCTTTCTTGATTATTACATACATGCTATATGTTAATTACagagaatttagaaaaaaagataagaaaaggaaaaactaaaattCACTCATAAGCCTACCAGTCAGAATTAAACCCTGTCAGCATTCTAGAGCATGacctttcagtcttttttctgtGCATATAagtatagtttttaaagaaaatatgttcTTACTATATTTAATGTTCTATAATCTAACTTTTTCACATGATACATTTTGAAAAGACTTTCCTATATTTTGAATATTCACTTATAATATTGTGAATAGCATAATATTGTTTTCAATGACTGTTTAGTATTCCACCATATTGcaaaaatttgtgttttttccaaaatttttactTCCATAAATAATACCACAGTGAACATCCTTTAACTAAGTCTTTGACCATATTGGTGATTCTTTCCTTAAGACTAGGAATAGAATTTGTGAGtccaaagacattaaaaaaagtaaGACTTTTAATATACATTCCCAAAAAGTGAAGCATGACTATATCCTATCTTCCTACCACTATGGACACCCGACTTACAGTAGCAAGCTTGCATTAATTAGTAATTATAATCAAAGCTGAGTTTAATTGATAAAATTACTTTAAGCTGCTCAATTTAAATTCTACATCGTATTCAACCAATGCTTTTCCCTGTATCTTCTTTTGTCCAAGATAACAACACAAAGGACTATACTGCTTAATTTACTCATATTTGTAAAATTCTGTAATGTAActgttacatttcttttttaatactgaTGTATATATTCGTAGATCAGTCAGTACTTATTTCTTACAGATATATTAGAGCCTTCACTCCAAGTGTTTCCTGTTATTTATATCTTAATAATTAGAGTGATCCTCTGAAAAAGACTAGAGAGAGTTGTTTACTGCGTGACCTtggtagagtccacctgccaactGCCCCCAGTTTCAGTTTCAATTGCTGCCCTGTTCTAACCTCAAAGTCAGACTTGGTACATCTTCATATTCCCCAAAGAGTATATCCACTGGAGTCTAGGGCAGTAGTGGGCACTGCAGATGGTCTTAAAGATTCGGTAGAGACATTTGACATGCATGGCCCCTTCATCCCATAATATAATTCAGTCCTCATGCTCTGCGGGGCTTCTTCACAGTCTCTAGGCGATACCACCACCAAGGGTCCTCAGACACGCCTTCTCCTGTGCAGGCGCAGCGGCTCTGACCCTGTCTCTCCCTATGCAGAGTACCTTATATCCCCTGCTGGAAACCTGGGCACATGTCCACAGCTCTCATTAGCGAAGCAAGACCAGTGCGGCTAAGAATGAACTCTAGAACCACACAACTTCTGGCCAAATCCTGGCTCTCCACTTACTCCCTATGTGGCTAAGTTACTTAACCCTCTGTgactcattttcttcatcatttaaAATAGGAATTAATTAGAACTTTACCACTAGAGCTGTTAGAAGGATTAAGTGAGTAAATCTACATAAAACACTTAGAACAGTACCTATCACATGGTAATCATTCAATACATTTAGCTATTATTTCAAACAAATTCTGTATGAAAAACTAACAACTTCTCTCCTTACTGTTACATCGGTATTACATTAGTTAATTATCTTTCATTATAGTTTTTAGACATCTGTGGTTTCctctttgtatctttttgttCCTTCTAATTTGCCTTTAAAGAAGAACTTCCCATTTTGTTTTCTCCCAAATCCTTTGTCCCTTTCCTTTGATCCATTTTTTCATTGCCACCCTGAAGACTATTTGTTTATGGTCAGTAGCCAAGGATCTGACTGAGAGTAAGGCTTTTTCCTAAATGTTTGTAGTTTTTATCTTTGGGCATTATGGGTATTACTGTACAAACTTCTTGAGAAATAATAAAGGTCTTTTTATAAGACTTTCAAATCTTTTAGGTTGGGTTGTATTAAAAGTCCCATTTTGATAAGTTTTATGACACTGGAtttctatagaaataaaaataaaccttaaaaccCTAATTCTTTCTAACAAACCTTAAAGTTAGATCTTAGAGTGCTAGAGCATACCAACACCTCACCCAGAGCTTTCCAGCTACAAATTCACTCCATTCACATAGTCATCAGTGACCATTAGAGTGTTTCTCACTTAGCGCTAAGAACTCTGTTAGGACCAGGGATGTTGAACAATATCATCCATAATTTCCTGCTTGTGCCTCTTTTAATAGCAAAATATCCAGGCAACCATTGTGAGACTAACTATATATGCTTTAACAaatcttgattattttaaaatatccactaCATGTTTTCATGTATCTTCTGAGATGCCATGTAAAAGAAACATGCATTTTATCATCATGATTACTTGgaataattttaagttttcagaTACCTTgagaacaaaattattttcatccaATTTACTAACTTCTGCCTTTTAAATGTGCCGCCTTAAGCTGGTTTCTAAATCTCTCTGGGCCTAATCTTCTTTTCACAAACTGAATCAGTTCCAATTGCCATCTTTCTCATGAGTCAATATCTATGATTTTAGATGATACATTAAATGGAAtatctatttaataaatattgtgtACTTATTTTGAAAGTTTCAATATTTACTTCATCTGCCAGAATTTAACTTTTAGTATATTTTTactaaatttttctctttttttttcagatgttacCAGTTATTGTAGCACACTTTGGAGCCCAGGtaagattattttataatatgattttattttatataatcttaGTGTGAAATATTTAATTCTGTATCAATTCACCAGATAGTTGCCAAGCTTCCTATTTACTTTCACTGTATGAACACTACAAATAGGATAATAACAAGAACATTTACtgggcacttactgtgtgccaggcactgtcctaaacACTTTTTATTGATTATGTGCTATTTCATCTAAGCTTCTAATAATCTTCTATAGTCAAAGTTTTTATTTCCTACGTGAAGATGTTACTAACTAGCTAGTTACTAACTAGCGACACTCACAGTTAGTTGTTCAGTTATATCACACAGTAAATGTCACAGATGAAgcaaccagtcaatcctttaAACCACACtgtcaagcaaaaaaaaaaagaatgaattaattaattaactgatCTAAAAATTGATGGTGTGGGGGattttttaatctcaaatttatttattaactatatGTCTTTTCCCTAAAAATGATAAACTttcctctctctctatttttcctttgtgaaagGTAATTCTTGAGATCACTGATACAATTACCAAGAGCCAAGATCAAATATGAGCATCAGATGGCaggttttccttcttcctttttttaattggaagataattgctttacaatgccatgttggtttctgctgtacaacagcgtgaatcagctataagtttacatacttcccctccctcttgagtttTTACTTCTAAAAGCAGAATCAAATGTAAAATTCACACTAACTCTTAATTCCACATCAGGGAACACATCCCaaggaaataatctgaaatacaGCAAaggtttatttataaatatattcatcaaaatatttttatagtaaagacgaatattgtgtgtgtgctccatcACTTAGTCGcttccaactcttcacaaccccatggattgtagcctgccaggctcctctatccatggaattttctaggcaacaatactggagtggttgccatttcttactccaggtgatcttcctgacccagggaaagaacccacgactcttgggtctcctgctttggcaggcagactttttaccattgCACATTTGGGAAGCCCCCAGAGAAGTATATTAGATGCAACTTAAATTtaaacagaaggaaaattattATGTAAACTGTACAGCATAAAAGCAAATACTTGTGACCATTCAAAAGTACATTTGCTAAAATTTGTTGGCAACATGGTTAAAGAATTGCTGTGTAGTATTAAAAGAAAAGGTAAGACACAAATTGTGTAAATGATGTGACTTCTataatatgtaaaaaagaaatgtttgaaaaacatctggaagaaaatatatcAACTCTGCATGatgggattatttttttttctttatggctgtCTGCATTTTCCAAGTTTCCTCTAATGTGTATATATTATCTAATAATAGAAAATAGGTAATTTTTGAAATGCATAAAACCTCCCATCACTCAGATAAAAAATGTTAGCAGTCCAATACCATGTGCTGACTTGAGTTTTGTAATAAAAGTCTCAAAGTCAGTTTAAATTAttgctgaaaattaaaaaatatatatatctctttaaaaccattttaagcttttaaattatgatatatatatatatatattgcctcaaatatattaaaatctatCTAGTAATATgtgttattattttccttttagggTACTATCCTAAGCTCAGAGGAACtggtaaacaaaaaaaattaattcctagTATTTCAAGTTCTTTTCACTACTACCACAATGCTGTTTCCTATCCTCATATAACTTTTGACCTCAGCCCCTAAACCTGGTACATGCTGTCATACACTGAACCCTTTTATAAGTCTTCTCATTAGGTTATCTTTTCTCCAGCTAGGGATTCCATCATCCTTCTCCAGCTACTTCTCCACTGATTTGACTTAGCTTTTGTTTTCCACATATTGATGTCAGATTCAGGTCTATCCAGAAAGtcaatgcatatttttaaattttatttaaagttgaTTAAAATCTAGTGTTATAAGTTATTGAAATACATGTAGATTTAGAATCATATACATATTGATCTTTATCTCaggaaagattcttttttttacttaaatgttTAATGCttgtagaaaaatatatttttattctagcATCTTATGATGATAAATGAAATCTGCTCTATACATATGAATAATTAAAAGGATGAACCCAAAAACTCGTAGTACTATGTCTAGGCACTTCTATGCATTTCTCCAGAGTCATTTTtagggaaaaataatttgaattaacGGTATCTAAACTTGACACTAAAGTAAAGAGTTGAGGAAATATCTGGGaagatagtttttaaatttttatattataaggAAGGTAGAGATTTGCTTAATTGTTCATAAGTAAAATCAAATAATGGGGCTGTTTTGCCAACACTGATACATGAACACCCATTTCTACCAGTTACGGACCTGATCCTATAAAACAAGCACCTtggtggatttttctttttacatatattGACTTTAATACTCACCAGATTACAAATTAGAGATTTTTAACACAAGTTAACATAAAAAGACACAGAGGCTAGAAAAACTTAAGCAACATAGGTGCCAAGGTCAATAAAACAGTAGATCTAGATTAAAAACCATTTTTCTATCCACTATTCCAGaggttttcaaggttttttagTGAAATGCACAGTAACAGTTATATTTTTCATGTTgctaaaatatacacattttatgAAACAATATTTACCCTTATTATAGAGAGTGCACTGGTAATTTATAGTCTATTATTTTTGCCTTGTTTTTTAATGATGTACCATCTTCTTTATTTCAAGTGCATGGATGTCACCACCCCCAGTTTGAAAACTTCCGTACTCTACTCCTGTCTCTCATCCAGCATAAGCCTAATTCTGGTTTCAGTACCTCATAAATCTAAGACAGTGTTTTCCAAACATCAGTCCTGGACCATCAAACCACGACAATTTGGAGTGCTGGTTAAAAATGCATATATCTGCCTTCCAGGTGGTATTTATGTATACTAACAATTGAGAACCATGCTCAAAGAAACAGACCTGTATCTTAACTATAAGTTCTTAGCCCTTTTTATTCTATGAAAATGCTATCAGAACTGGGAGGTCCCAGAGAACTGGTTTCTGCCTGAGCCCTCTCCAAAACCAGCTGATTTCCAGGTATTTCATCTTAGGAAGAACTTTTCATGGTAATTTTTTCCCAGGGGAAGAACAACAGGTCTAAGTACCAACAACATTCAATACCAATGTGCAAATCACTGACAGTCCACTAGAAAGGAGATCCATTGAGTAACCTCAAAGAATACACCAGTGGCTGAATTGCCAAAAGAAATGTTCTTGACTGAATATTCCAATGCccttgaaaaaaatatatcaaaagaaaGCATAAAAGTCATGAGATAAGAATTGATTAATCTACTTGACTTCATTTTTCCATTGATTTTTAATCTCTTAAATTACTTTTTGAAAAGTCTGGGCAAAGGAGAGACTGTGGTTTAGGTCAATAAGAGAAATATAGCCTGCTGCAATTGTATGGAGTTTCTGTCTTAGTTCTACTTCCAGATACAATTTATGTGAATAAGTGATGCATTGTTCCTTTTCCTGTGACTGACTTGATTCTTGCTTTCCCTTTCTGGGAAAAATGGAGCATAGCAAGGATCCTTAGTAATGAAACCAGCATCAGACTTGGCTCAGGCTAGGGGGCCATTTTCTCTAAGGAATGCCCAATCTTTACCGTTTTTGCTGACTCTACCCTCTTCATCTGTGCATCCTACTCAAACTTGCTGCTCTCAAAGAAGAAAAGGCTAGTTGACCAGCcttaaaatgtgttcttttgactttgtcttctatttccttctctcatTCCAGCAAGGGACCTCTCAAATCTTAACAGGCCTTATCTTCCATCCCTTGTTCCCTGGAGCCATCCTGCCCACCAGTCAGGCTAATCCAGATGCCCAGAATGGAATCCTTCCTGCAGGACAAGCAGGAGCAAATCCTGCCGCCCAGGGAACCCCAGAGGACCCCTTCTCAACCCCTAGTGGCACAGACGATGACTTTGCATCAACCACACCTGCTGGCATCCAGAGGGGCAGGCCAACCACGGAGGAAACCCCCACAGGATCACCCAAAGGTAggttctccaagccaggaagaCACCCCAGGGCCATGAACATCATCTGTGGAGTGAGAGAGAAGGGTTCTTTGTCTTGCCTTGACAAATACAGATCCTAATAATATCAGGGAGCCCCTTTATTCACTAACATTTGATTCCAGCAATAAGGGAATATTTTTCCAGGATTACTATccctactggggcttccctgatagctcagttgataaagaatccacctgcaatgcaggagaccccggtttgattcctgggtcgggaagatacactggagaagggatagactaccaactccattattcttgggcttcctatTGAATATAccccaaaagaaaacatttaattgCTGACATAATATACTTTCCATGTTGGGTCAGGgctgaaaatatttgaaactaGATGGTGCACTCCCTTTCCCATCCCCCATACACCCCCTCAAACACACACAGGACACAGTTAATCAATCAAGATACTCTTTCCCACTCACTCATCACGGATGAGACCCAGGACCTTCCTAACGTAAGGTGGCAAGCTGCTCTTAGTAATAGACTAGAGTTAGCACAATAGATGAACTCACGTGCCTTTCCCTTCAGATGAAACTTAAGAAATGTTGTAAGAAATAAGCTCTCCTAGCATTAACAAACAGATAATCATTTAATCTGTGAGGATGTATAGACCCAAATGTTCCAAATATCCAAAGAGACAAAAGAATGATTTGTTACTGATACTCTCACCCCAAGAAATTTTCATCTCAagtaaaaacatttaaatgtaaCATGCTTATACCtacatttaaaaagaggttttttttcttccaggaatTCAGTAAGCTGTCTCAATTTTTTTCAACTGAACCATCTCAAATGTGTTGACACATGAGAATCTTTTTCATTGGTCATATTATTGAATAGATTAAGACATACTGGACAGTATCAGAAGAAATTAATTCTTagcttattttaacatttttcttgaaatttcagaaaatatacaCTTCCTGGAGAATACTGACTTCTGAAAAAAATACTAATGAAATGCATAAATGTGTCTTTCAAATATAATATTATGCCACCTTGGACCCAGAAgatatgtatattaaaaatatacttttaaactgACTCTTTGTCTTCTCTGTGGGAGTGAAAACAAGTCTGACCATTTCAGAAACTGCATTACCTCAGACACTTAGATGATATTCTTGTCTAGACTGTCTTTGGAAGCAGGAAACGCAGCAGTCATGGGAGTGGACACCAAGCCATGTAAGAACAAGTTCTAATCTTCTTAAAATCACCTTACGACTCACTCTTTCCCAGAAGAGCCACAAATTTAATTTTCAATAAGCAAATTAAttgcaaagcaaagaaaattacACGTGCATCTAAAATAGGCAGTGGAAGCCAAGAATTATAAGTCATATTGTCTGTCCTCAAGTTGCTTATAATACAGAGCTAGTGATTATGGCATTTAATGTTTAATTTGTTATGTCTGATATTGAGGAATGACACTGATAAAATATCTGCtaaagagctggaggaatcatgcttcctgacttcagatgatactacaaagctacagtaataaaaacagatgacactggaacaaaaacagatacatagatcaataGAATGGATAGAAAGGCCAGAAATAACCCATACACTTATGGCCAATTAATCTAAAACAaagaggaggcaggaatatacaatgaacAAACATCTCTTCAACAAGCAGTACTggagaaactggacagctacatgtagaagaatgaaattagaacattctctaacaccatatacaaatataaactcaaaatgaattaaagacctaagtgtagggcttccctggtgatccagaggttcagagtccgcctgccaatgcagaggtcacaggttcaatccctggtctgggaagattccacataccgcagggcaactgagcctatgcgccacaactactgagcctgtgctatagagcctgggagccacagctactgagcccacatgctgcatatATGGAAACCCGtgctccctagagcctgtgctccccaacaagagaagccacagcaatgagaagcccaagcaccgcagctagagagtagcccacacacagcaacgaagacccaatgcagccaaaataaataagtaaataaaaataaatatttttttaaaaaggcctaAGTGTaaaaccagatactataaaactttcagagaaaacatagaacactctttgatataaattgcagaatatctttttttatccacctcctgctgctgctgctgctgctgctaagtcacttcagtcatgtcggactctgtgcaaccccagagacagcagcccacgaggctcccctgtccctgggattctccaggcaagagcactggaatgggttgccatttccttctcccatccacctcctagagtaatgaaaataaaaacaaaaataaacaaatggaacctaattaaattaaaagttttacaaagtaaaagaactcataaaaaaataaaagacattccacaaaaagagaaaaaatatttgcaaacaaagcaaccaaaaagggattaatctccaaaatacacaaacagctcatacagctaaGTATCAAAAAAACAagctacccaatcaaaaaacaggtagaagatctaagtagacatttctccaaagacatacagatggtcaaaaagcacatgaaaagattctcaacattgctaatcattagagaaatgcaaatcaaaattacaatgaggtatcacctcacaccagtcagaactgCCAtcttcaaaaagtctacaaataataaagtgctagaaaggatgtggagaaaagggaaacctcctacattgttgatgggaatgtaaattggtacagccactatggagaacagtatggaggttgcttaaaaaactaaaactagaactaccatatcatCTGGCAAtcctattcctgggcatatatccggaGAAGACCATAATCCTAAAAGATGCGTGCACctaatattcactgcagcactatttacaatagcaataCGTGGAAGCAATTCAAATGTCCATAaacagataaaaaagatgtggtatgtataaacaatagaatactactcagccataaaaagaataaaataatgccatttgcaacaacatggacagacctagaaattatcatattaagtgaagtcagacagaaagacaaatagatgatatcacttacatgtggaatctttttaaacaatgatacaaatgtttgaagaaaacaacaaaattccataaagcaattacccttcaattaaaaaataaaaaaattttaaaaatacaaatgggaGGTGGTCCTAAAAcggcggaggaataggatggggagaccactttctcccccacaaattcatcaaaagaacatttaaacgctgagtaaaatccacaaaacaacttctgaatgccagcagaggacaccaggcacccagaaaagcagcccactgtcttctaaaggaggtaggaaaaatataaaagaccaaaaaaagagacaaaagaggtaaggacagagctctgtcccaggaagggagcattaaaaagagagatttccaaacaccaggaaacactcttactgccgagtctgtgctgagccttagaagcacagagggcaacataataggaggaaaaataagtaaataattaaaacccacagattacgagcccaacggTTAACTCCCCctgtggagaagcagcgcagacgcctgcaccagccactagcaagcaggggctgggcagggaggcgtgggttgtattgcttagagtaaggatcaggcctgaatgcccccgAGAGTAATCAGAGCAAGCTactttgggctagcaaaccagactgtgggatagctaccacgtgaaaagccctaagacaccaccaggcccgcgcacagaacaaagagcagaacagaactagccggctgcagaccacccccctccggtgacaggcagccagagccagaagagggcaatcacagccccagagagacattatctaccaaactgcaagcaggcttctttgcttactaagacttcttggggttctggacagtcatccgcctgagaaggtgcaccaagttgtacacccagaaaaccgagcggcagggacagGAGAGGCCATAAGTCGCAGTGACTGTGCTccccaaacacctcatcacctgagctgctcggagctgggaagggcacaaaacgcaggcccaacggagtctgcgcctctgaggactacctgagtgcctgaacctgagcggcttagaggtgcatgcagcccagggccggccttggagggttcccggcggagcaacctagagcctgagcagtgtgggcagggagggtgcatGCACCGTGAGCgtgggcaggcccagtgtggctgagacactgcgagcacacaccagtgttatttgtttgcagcgtccctccctccccacagcgcaactgaacaagtgagcctaaaaaagtgtccaccaccgcccctttgtgtcagggcggaaatcagacactgaagagacc
This window contains:
- the AMTN gene encoding amelotin precursor, producing MKAAILLFCLLGSTLSLPMQLNPALVLPPTKLVPDQATLLNPQQPNQVFSSLSLIPLTHMLTLGSNLQLLNPAAGMPSGTQTLPLALGGLKVQQQLQPQMLPVIVAHFGAQGTILSSEELQGTSQILTGLIFHPLFPGAILPTSQANPDAQNGILPAGQAGANPAAQGTPEDPFSTPSGTDDDFASTTPAGIQRGRPTTEETPTGSPKGIQ